Proteins co-encoded in one Candidatus Thiodictyon syntrophicum genomic window:
- the argB gene encoding acetylglutamate kinase: MSLPVERAQTIAHVLIEALPYIRRFSGKTIVIKYGGNAMVDQGLKQGFARDVVLMKLVGVNPVVVHGGGPQIGSLLKRLGKVSEFVQGLRVTDAETMDVVEMVLGGLVNKEIVSLINRHGGSAVGLTGKDGDLIHARKLLLRRDAPELKEPEIIDLGHVGEVESIDVAVVDLLVRGNFIPVIAPIGVGVDGRSYNINADLVAGKVAEVLKAEKLLLLTNTPGLLDADGKLIPELDVGRVEELIRAGVITGGMLPKIQCAVDAVQGGVKSAHIIDGRVEHAVMLDLFTDEGVGTLIRRR; encoded by the coding sequence ATGTCCCTGCCAGTCGAACGTGCACAAACCATCGCGCATGTCCTCATTGAGGCCCTGCCCTATATCCGCCGCTTCAGCGGTAAGACGATCGTGATCAAGTATGGCGGTAACGCCATGGTGGACCAGGGCCTCAAGCAGGGCTTTGCCCGCGATGTGGTCCTGATGAAGCTGGTGGGGGTCAACCCGGTGGTGGTGCATGGCGGCGGACCGCAGATCGGCTCCTTGCTCAAGCGCCTGGGCAAGGTGAGCGAGTTCGTGCAGGGTCTGCGGGTCACCGATGCGGAAACCATGGACGTGGTGGAGATGGTCCTGGGCGGGCTGGTCAACAAGGAGATCGTCAGCCTGATCAATCGGCATGGCGGGTCCGCGGTAGGGCTGACCGGCAAGGACGGCGACCTGATCCACGCCCGTAAACTGCTCCTGCGCCGCGATGCACCGGAGTTGAAGGAGCCCGAGATCATCGATCTGGGCCATGTCGGCGAAGTCGAGAGCATCGATGTCGCGGTGGTCGATCTGCTGGTACGGGGTAATTTCATCCCGGTCATCGCCCCGATCGGGGTGGGTGTCGATGGCCGCTCTTACAACATCAATGCGGATCTGGTCGCCGGCAAGGTGGCCGAGGTCCTGAAGGCGGAGAAACTCCTGCTGCTGACCAATACCCCGGGACTGCTGGATGCGGACGGGAAGCTGATTCCGGAACTGGACGTGGGGCGGGTCGAGGAGTTGATCCGGGCGGGCGTCATCACCGGCGGGATGCTGCCCAAGATCCAATGCGCGGTCGATGCCGTCCAGGGTGGCGTGAAAAGCGCCCATATTATCGACGGGCGGGTCGAACATGCGGTAATGCTGGATCTGTTCACCGACGAGGGGGTCGGCACCCTGATCCGGCGCCGTTGA
- a CDS encoding DUF4124 domain-containing protein: MLFSAVGGSNAAKMFRWVDENGVVHYTDQIPPNQVDKGHAELTNQGLRVEVVPPAQTIEEIQRERELERLRAQQERLVDQQKAADRVLLRTFRSVDDLLMARDGKLAAIDVVIQVARGNIRRQQEWLRNLRTEAADMERAGKSVPQHVTEGIGKSERYIRESYATIVDREQQKEGVRADFDRDLKRFRQLKDIPEDKAERPKEPSRLALRNLVTCESSAQCDQYWALAVAYAKAHATTAIQTLGANILITAPPETRDDLSLTLSRIQEKDGAAASIFLDLQCKNPASNDTGCGDERALKVLSAFHDAVTAPPAPPPVPAGPVGPPK, translated from the coding sequence GTGCTGTTTTCGGCAGTGGGCGGTAGCAACGCCGCCAAGATGTTCCGGTGGGTCGACGAGAACGGGGTGGTCCACTACACCGATCAGATCCCGCCGAATCAAGTTGACAAGGGACACGCCGAACTGACCAATCAGGGTTTGCGGGTTGAGGTGGTGCCGCCGGCCCAGACCATCGAGGAAATCCAGCGTGAACGGGAGTTGGAGCGTCTGCGCGCCCAGCAGGAGCGTCTGGTCGATCAACAGAAGGCGGCCGATCGGGTGCTCCTGCGGACCTTTCGTTCGGTGGACGATCTGTTGATGGCCCGGGATGGGAAACTCGCGGCGATCGATGTCGTGATTCAGGTCGCTCGCGGCAACATTCGTCGTCAACAGGAGTGGCTGCGCAATCTGCGTACCGAGGCTGCCGACATGGAGCGCGCGGGCAAATCGGTCCCCCAGCATGTCACCGAGGGCATCGGCAAGAGCGAGCGCTATATCCGCGAGTCTTACGCGACGATCGTCGATCGTGAGCAGCAGAAAGAGGGGGTCAGGGCCGACTTTGACCGTGATCTGAAGCGCTTCCGTCAGTTGAAAGACATCCCTGAGGATAAGGCAGAGCGGCCCAAGGAGCCGTCCCGGCTCGCCTTGCGCAACCTGGTGACCTGCGAGAGCAGTGCCCAATGCGACCAGTATTGGGCACTGGCCGTCGCCTATGCCAAGGCCCACGCGACGACCGCGATCCAGACCCTGGGTGCCAATATTCTGATCACCGCGCCCCCGGAGACCCGCGACGATCTGAGTCTTACCCTCTCCCGCATCCAGGAAAAGGACGGGGCGGCGGCTTCGATCTTCCTGGATTTGCAATGCAAGAACCCGGCGTCCAATGACACCGGTTGCGGTGACGAGCGCGCCCTGAAGGTCTTGAGTGCCTTCCATGACGCGGTGACCGCGCCCCCGGCGCCCCCTCCGGTCCCCGCGGGGCCTGTGGGTCCACCTAAGTAA
- the pyrE gene encoding orotate phosphoribosyltransferase — protein sequence MQAYQREFLRFAAAAGVLRFGDFTLKSGRHSPYFFNAGRFDTGVRLARLADAYARRIIDCGLAFDVLYGPAYKGIPLAAATSIALARDTGRDLAYAFNRKEAKDHGEGGVIVGRPLAGRVLIIDDVITAGTSVRESMEVIRAAGAEPVGVVIALDRLERGAGKGSAVAEVQELYGVPVFSIVTLDHLIDCLGDFAIDDASRAAVRTYRACYGV from the coding sequence ATGCAAGCCTACCAGCGTGAGTTCCTTCGCTTCGCGGCCGCCGCCGGGGTCCTGCGCTTCGGTGATTTCACCCTGAAATCCGGTCGGCACAGTCCCTATTTTTTCAACGCGGGCCGGTTCGATACCGGTGTGCGCCTGGCACGTCTGGCCGACGCCTACGCCCGCCGGATCATCGACTGCGGGCTTGCCTTCGACGTGCTCTACGGCCCGGCCTACAAGGGCATCCCGCTGGCGGCGGCCACCAGTATCGCGCTCGCGCGCGACACCGGGCGGGATTTGGCGTACGCCTTCAATCGCAAGGAGGCGAAGGATCACGGGGAGGGCGGCGTGATTGTCGGGCGCCCACTGGCTGGGCGGGTGCTGATTATCGATGACGTGATTACCGCCGGTACCTCGGTGCGGGAGTCGATGGAGGTGATCCGTGCCGCCGGCGCCGAACCCGTGGGCGTGGTGATCGCCCTGGATCGTCTGGAGCGTGGTGCCGGGAAGGGGTCCGCCGTGGCCGAGGTTCAGGAACTCTACGGCGTTCCCGTGTTCAGCATTGTTACGCTGGATCACTTGATCGACTGTTTGGGTGATTTCGCGATCGATGACGCGTCGCGTGCCGCGGTAAGGACCTACCGGGCCTGCTATGGGGTCTAA
- a CDS encoding sulfite exporter TauE/SafE family protein, whose translation MIAQAPYVTAFLVGLLGGVHCLTMCGGLVSSLTLGLDPRRRRDPWRLLPLQAGYNLGRVAGYALAGALAGGLGAALLQLDSLQLAQRTLYALAGVVMVLLGLYLGGWGQQLAYVERLGLRLWRRLAPLTRRFLPVRRVPQAVAIGLIWAWVPCGLVYSVLITAVSTGDPGRGALLMLAFGAGTLPNLLGIGLLAGAAARLAGHHRWRQAAGLMVVGFGVQALWQLT comes from the coding sequence GTGATCGCCCAGGCACCCTATGTCACCGCCTTCTTAGTCGGCCTGCTGGGCGGCGTGCATTGCCTGACCATGTGCGGCGGGCTGGTCAGCTCATTGACCCTGGGTCTGGACCCGCGGCGGCGCCGCGACCCCTGGCGGCTGCTGCCGCTGCAGGCGGGCTATAACCTCGGACGGGTTGCGGGCTATGCGCTCGCCGGGGCGCTCGCCGGCGGCCTGGGCGCGGCTCTGCTGCAACTGGACTCGCTCCAGCTCGCGCAGCGCACCCTCTACGCCCTGGCCGGGGTGGTCATGGTCCTGCTCGGACTCTATCTGGGCGGTTGGGGGCAGCAGCTGGCGTACGTCGAGCGCCTGGGACTGCGCCTCTGGCGTCGCCTCGCGCCGCTCACGCGCCGCTTCTTGCCGGTCAGGCGGGTACCGCAGGCGGTCGCGATCGGCCTGATCTGGGCCTGGGTACCCTGCGGGCTGGTCTACAGCGTGTTGATCACGGCGGTGTCGACCGGTGATCCCGGCCGCGGCGCCCTCCTGATGCTCGCCTTTGGCGCCGGGACCTTGCCGAACCTGCTCGGCATCGGGCTGCTGGCGGGCGCCGCCGCCCGCCTGGCAGGGCACCACCGGTGGCGGCAGGCGGCCGGCCTCATGGTCGTCGGCTTCGGTGTCCAGGCCCTCTGGCAGCTCACTTGA
- a CDS encoding DUF4426 domain-containing protein produces the protein MFKPMALAACVGAALLQGVQAVVAESTRAGAFTIQYNAFTADTLTPEIARANAIQRSKGLGVLNVSVIKDRPGAAGTSVKALVDVDLVNDKSPKGPVAMHEVEASGAVSYLGQFPIADGQELDFEIRVRPAGAAETTTLRLRQEFFTESP, from the coding sequence ATGTTCAAGCCGATGGCCCTCGCGGCCTGTGTGGGCGCTGCCCTACTCCAAGGCGTCCAAGCGGTGGTCGCCGAGAGCACCCGGGCGGGTGCTTTTACGATCCAGTATAACGCCTTTACTGCCGATACCCTGACCCCGGAGATCGCCCGAGCGAACGCGATCCAACGCAGCAAGGGTCTCGGCGTGTTGAATGTAAGCGTGATCAAAGACCGGCCCGGAGCCGCCGGCACCTCGGTCAAGGCTTTGGTGGATGTGGACCTGGTCAACGACAAGTCACCCAAAGGCCCGGTCGCCATGCACGAGGTCGAGGCCAGCGGCGCCGTCTCTTACCTGGGGCAATTTCCGATCGCCGACGGGCAGGAACTCGACTTTGAGATCCGTGTCCGCCCCGCCGGTGCCGCCGAAACCACCACCCTGCGACTACGCCAGGAGTTCTTCACCGAATCACCGTGA
- a CDS encoding dynamin family protein: MQTPAVQRRLTTYQQWKTRVARAVAELETWLEEHRRATPRAREQLHAALDALAGDRLTVAFVAESTADKTELINAIFFSDLAGGLLPCVAGRTCRCPIELLWDAERNEAYLRLLPVETRAQETSLAQFKSNPKQWVHYPLNLQGSEQVAGTLKEILQTKQVSMAEAARLGLSSAGLTPEGQPTTEMVEIPKWRHAIVSFPHPLLKQGLVILDTPGVNALGNEPELTISMLPAAQAVLFVLSADTGVTRSDLEIWQHHLKGFQTGRQRAMLVALNQSDVRRDGPRDGADPTAVTAAQRRNTALALGISEDVVFLVAAQQARAAKGRSDEAMLRRSALPALERHLATKMLETKHQFLIDAIDAGVGQVLDRNRNRVASRITRVKSQLEELEQLRDKSQDVIAQLLERTRREQEHYLKGVQQFQQRREELLTQTRHCRRLLESESIEAMVERAHGELVRSWTTAGLTRAMKGLFDELRRAMQTVATESERIRKLVREIYQVFREDFEFDLATPKVFVPMKYRVEIELLYQEVEAFRRSPGMALSGQRMVIRRFHQQMVSRAQVLFDQLRVAYDGWIRDTLAPLAEEIQEHKLMMEKRLENLQRIGRSKDAVQKRIDDMQAQYLGFAQELTALRNIHNALHYDPLTEQDAPQKPRLVAG, encoded by the coding sequence ATGCAAACCCCGGCAGTACAACGGCGGCTCACCACCTACCAGCAATGGAAGACGCGGGTCGCGCGCGCCGTGGCCGAGCTGGAGACGTGGCTGGAAGAGCACCGGCGCGCGACCCCGCGCGCCCGGGAGCAACTGCACGCCGCGCTGGACGCCCTGGCTGGTGATCGTCTTACGGTCGCGTTCGTCGCTGAGTCCACCGCAGACAAGACCGAGTTGATCAACGCGATCTTCTTCTCCGATTTGGCAGGGGGGCTCCTGCCCTGCGTGGCGGGGCGCACCTGTCGGTGCCCGATCGAACTGCTATGGGACGCCGAGCGTAACGAGGCGTATTTGCGCCTGTTGCCGGTGGAAACGCGCGCCCAGGAAACCTCGCTTGCGCAGTTCAAGTCCAACCCCAAGCAGTGGGTCCACTACCCGCTGAATCTGCAGGGTTCGGAGCAGGTAGCGGGTACCTTGAAAGAGATCCTTCAGACTAAGCAGGTTTCCATGGCGGAGGCGGCACGCCTGGGGCTGTCCAGTGCCGGTCTGACCCCCGAGGGGCAGCCGACGACGGAGATGGTGGAGATACCCAAGTGGCGTCATGCCATTGTCAGCTTTCCGCACCCCCTGCTCAAACAGGGTCTGGTGATCCTCGATACCCCCGGGGTCAACGCGCTGGGTAACGAACCCGAGTTGACCATCAGCATGCTGCCCGCGGCCCAAGCGGTGCTGTTCGTGCTGTCGGCCGACACGGGCGTGACGCGTAGCGACCTGGAAATTTGGCAGCACCACCTCAAGGGCTTCCAGACCGGCCGTCAGCGGGCCATGCTGGTCGCCCTGAACCAGAGTGACGTGCGCCGGGACGGACCGCGCGACGGCGCCGACCCCACTGCCGTGACCGCTGCCCAACGCCGTAACACCGCCCTGGCGCTGGGGATCAGCGAGGATGTGGTCTTCCTGGTCGCGGCCCAGCAGGCCCGCGCGGCTAAGGGCCGCTCGGACGAGGCCATGCTGCGGCGCAGCGCCCTGCCGGCCCTGGAGCGGCACCTGGCCACCAAGATGCTCGAGACCAAGCACCAGTTCTTGATCGATGCGATCGACGCCGGCGTGGGCCAGGTCTTGGACCGTAACCGCAATCGGGTCGCCTCACGCATTACGCGCGTCAAGTCCCAGTTGGAGGAGCTCGAACAACTGCGCGATAAGAGTCAGGACGTGATTGCCCAGTTGCTGGAGCGGACCCGGCGCGAACAGGAGCACTATCTCAAAGGCGTCCAGCAGTTCCAGCAGCGACGCGAGGAGTTGCTCACGCAGACCCGGCACTGCCGTCGGCTGCTGGAGAGCGAGAGCATCGAGGCCATGGTCGAGCGTGCCCATGGTGAACTGGTGCGCAGTTGGACCACCGCCGGTCTCACCCGCGCGATGAAGGGGCTGTTCGACGAGTTGCGCCGCGCCATGCAGACGGTGGCGACCGAGAGTGAGCGCATCCGCAAGCTGGTGCGCGAAATCTATCAGGTGTTCCGCGAGGACTTCGAGTTCGATCTGGCCACGCCCAAGGTCTTCGTCCCGATGAAGTACCGGGTGGAAATCGAGTTGCTGTATCAGGAGGTGGAGGCGTTCCGGCGCAGCCCCGGTATGGCCCTGTCCGGACAGAGGATGGTGATCCGGCGTTTCCATCAACAGATGGTGAGCCGCGCCCAGGTCCTGTTCGACCAACTGCGGGTCGCCTATGACGGTTGGATTCGCGATACCCTGGCGCCCCTGGCGGAAGAGATCCAGGAGCACAAGCTGATGATGGAGAAGCGGCTCGAGAATCTCCAGCGGATCGGCCGCTCGAAGGACGCGGTGCAGAAGCGCATCGACGACATGCAGGCGCAGTACCTGGGCTTTGCCCAGGAATTGACGGCCCTGCGCAACATCCACAACGCCTTGCACTATGATCCCTTGACCGAGCAGGATGCGCCCCAGAAGCCGCGGTTGGTCGCCGGTTGA
- a CDS encoding DUF167 domain-containing protein, which translates to MWYRWCGDDLEVTLRVQPRATQDAFVEDQGDSYRVRLQAPPVDGKANEALRRFLGRAFGVPQSQVAFLSGEQSRRKRLVIRSPRRFPVPIAPPAA; encoded by the coding sequence ATGTGGTATCGCTGGTGCGGTGACGACCTGGAGGTGACCTTGCGGGTGCAGCCCCGCGCCACTCAGGATGCCTTTGTGGAGGATCAGGGCGACAGCTACCGGGTGCGCCTCCAGGCCCCGCCGGTCGACGGCAAGGCGAATGAGGCCCTGCGACGGTTCCTTGGCCGGGCGTTCGGCGTACCCCAGTCCCAGGTTGCGTTCCTGAGCGGCGAGCAGTCTCGTCGCAAGCGACTGGTGATCCGTTCGCCCCGACGTTTTCCCGTGCCGATCGCGCCTCCGGCCGCGTGA
- a CDS encoding CBS domain-containing protein translates to MNVRNAMSRSVRAVTPGTKIMEVASLMCLYRFHGLPVVDDAGRLIGVISEKDVLHSLFPTMDHLVSEGMHSVDLDRQMGRYGEVLELHVEDLMAHEPISVDVDMHLLRAATVMVRHNFRRIPVVENGLLVGMLSLGDVHKAIFHANISGSLKSS, encoded by the coding sequence ATGAATGTCAGAAACGCAATGAGCCGTTCGGTGCGCGCCGTCACCCCCGGCACCAAGATCATGGAGGTTGCCTCCCTGATGTGCCTCTACCGCTTCCATGGGCTGCCGGTGGTGGACGATGCGGGGCGCTTGATCGGGGTGATCTCCGAGAAGGACGTCTTGCACAGTCTGTTTCCGACCATGGACCACTTGGTCTCCGAGGGTATGCACTCGGTGGACCTGGACCGCCAGATGGGCCGTTACGGCGAGGTGCTGGAACTCCATGTCGAAGACCTGATGGCGCACGAGCCGATCTCGGTCGATGTGGATATGCACCTGTTGCGCGCCGCCACCGTCATGGTCCGGCACAACTTTCGGCGGATTCCGGTGGTCGAGAACGGGCTCCTGGTGGGCATGCTGAGCCTGGGTGACGTTCACAAGGCGATTTTCCATGCCAACATCAGTGGGAGTCTGAAGAGCAGTTGA
- a CDS encoding ribonucleoside-diphosphate reductase subunit alpha, producing MSAPDQSQASPPTRGATARPATPAAASQPTGAELTALTPGRVQVIRRNGKVTHFDPNKIMVALTKAFLAVEGGNAAASSRVHDRVHELTGQVVAALTRRLPGGGTVHIEDIQDQVELALMRAGEHKVARDYVLYRDERARERAHKAATDSVQPAPVTLTVTLADGSIRPLDLERLGRLVAEAAQGLAAVDAAAILTDTTRNLFDGVREADVGQALVMSARAMIERDPAYSQVAARLLLDLMRREALGYLDLAQGVETQADLTERYGDYFGAYVRRAGDLELLDRQLARFDLHRLGAALKPERDLDFSYLGLQTLYDRYFIHTAEGIRFELPQAFFMRVAMGLAINEIDREERAIEFYELLSSFDFMSSTPTLFNAGTLRPQLSSCFLTSVPDDLDGIYSAIKDNALLSKFAGGLGNDWTRVRGMGAHIKGTNGRSQGVVPFMKVANDTAVAVNQGGKRRGAVCGYLETWHVDIEEFLDLRKNTGDDRRRTHDMNTANWVPDLFMKRVAEEAHWTLFSPDETPDLHDLMGQPFEAAYLAYEARAERGEMKVSKRLKAVDLWRKMLAMLFETGHPWIAFKDPCNLRYTNQHVGTVHSSNLCTEITLHTNDQEIAVCNLGSVNLAAHVTDKGLDTKRLQRTVSTAMRMLDNVIDYNFYNVPQARKSNLRHRPVGLGIMGFQDALYKLRIAYGSQEAVQFADTSMEYLSYYAIQASSDLAEERGRYPSFPGSLWSRGILPIDSIALLAEGRGGYLQMDTGGTLDWATLRTRVQTVGMRNSNTMAIAPTATISNIVGVSQSIEPTYQNLFVKSNLSGEFTVVNPYLVADLKELGLWDAVMVNDLKYFDGSVQPIDRVPEELKALYATAFEVDPRWLIEAGSRRQKWLDQAQSLNLYMSEPNGKKLDNLYKLAWVRGLKTTYYLRSMGATHVEKSTMADATAANRLSAVGGSYNLLDKGKGNGAAPQVCSILDPECESCQ from the coding sequence ATGTCCGCACCAGACCAGTCCCAGGCGTCCCCACCCACGCGCGGCGCCACCGCGCGCCCTGCGACACCGGCAGCCGCGAGCCAACCCACCGGCGCCGAGCTCACCGCCCTCACGCCGGGACGGGTCCAGGTCATCCGCCGCAACGGCAAGGTCACCCACTTCGACCCCAACAAGATCATGGTCGCCCTCACCAAGGCCTTCCTCGCCGTAGAGGGCGGCAACGCCGCCGCCTCCAGCCGCGTCCACGACCGCGTGCATGAACTGACCGGGCAGGTGGTCGCCGCCCTCACCCGCCGCCTGCCCGGCGGCGGCACCGTCCACATCGAGGACATCCAAGACCAGGTGGAACTCGCCCTGATGCGCGCCGGGGAGCACAAGGTCGCCCGCGACTATGTGCTCTACCGCGACGAGCGCGCCCGCGAGCGCGCCCACAAGGCCGCCACCGACAGCGTGCAGCCGGCACCGGTCACACTCACCGTCACCCTGGCCGACGGCAGCATCCGCCCGCTCGACCTGGAGCGCCTGGGCCGCCTGGTGGCCGAGGCCGCCCAGGGACTCGCTGCGGTGGACGCCGCCGCCATCCTCACCGACACCACCCGCAACCTCTTCGACGGCGTGCGCGAGGCCGACGTGGGCCAGGCATTGGTGATGTCCGCCCGCGCCATGATCGAGCGCGACCCCGCCTACAGTCAGGTCGCCGCCCGGCTCCTGCTCGACCTGATGCGGCGCGAGGCCCTGGGCTATCTGGACCTGGCGCAAGGTGTGGAGACCCAGGCGGACCTCACCGAACGCTACGGCGACTACTTCGGCGCCTATGTGCGCCGCGCTGGTGATCTCGAGCTGCTCGACCGCCAACTCGCCCGCTTCGACCTCCACCGCCTGGGCGCCGCACTCAAGCCCGAGCGTGATCTCGACTTCAGCTATCTCGGGCTTCAGACCCTCTATGACCGCTATTTCATCCACACCGCCGAGGGCATCCGCTTCGAGTTGCCCCAGGCCTTCTTCATGCGTGTCGCCATGGGGCTCGCCATCAACGAGATCGACCGCGAAGAGCGGGCGATCGAATTCTATGAACTGCTCTCCAGCTTCGACTTCATGTCGTCCACCCCCACCCTCTTCAACGCCGGCACCCTGCGGCCCCAGTTGAGTTCCTGCTTCCTCACCTCGGTCCCGGACGACCTGGACGGCATCTACAGCGCCATCAAGGACAACGCCCTGCTGTCCAAGTTCGCCGGCGGACTCGGCAATGACTGGACGCGGGTGCGCGGGATGGGGGCGCATATCAAGGGGACCAATGGACGCAGCCAGGGCGTCGTCCCATTCATGAAAGTCGCCAATGACACGGCAGTCGCAGTGAATCAGGGAGGAAAGCGGCGTGGCGCCGTCTGTGGATATTTAGAGACCTGGCACGTCGACATCGAGGAATTCCTCGATCTGCGCAAGAACACCGGTGACGACCGCCGCCGCACCCATGACATGAATACCGCCAACTGGGTGCCGGACCTTTTTATGAAGCGGGTGGCCGAGGAGGCGCACTGGACCCTCTTCTCGCCGGACGAGACCCCCGACCTGCACGACCTCATGGGGCAGCCCTTCGAGGCGGCCTATCTCGCCTATGAGGCGCGCGCCGAGCGCGGCGAGATGAAGGTCAGCAAGCGCCTCAAGGCCGTCGACCTGTGGCGCAAGATGCTCGCCATGTTGTTCGAGACCGGGCACCCCTGGATCGCCTTCAAGGACCCCTGCAATCTGCGCTATACCAACCAGCACGTCGGCACTGTGCATTCCAGTAATCTCTGTACTGAGATTACCCTGCACACCAATGACCAGGAGATCGCCGTCTGCAACCTGGGCTCGGTGAACCTGGCCGCGCATGTCACCGACAAGGGGCTCGATACCAAGCGCCTGCAGCGCACCGTGAGCACCGCCATGCGGATGCTCGACAACGTCATCGACTACAACTTCTACAACGTCCCCCAGGCGCGCAAGTCCAACCTGCGCCACCGTCCGGTCGGGCTCGGCATCATGGGCTTCCAGGATGCACTCTATAAGCTGCGCATTGCCTACGGCAGCCAGGAGGCGGTCCAATTCGCCGACACCAGCATGGAATACCTGAGCTACTACGCCATTCAGGCGAGTTCGGACTTGGCCGAGGAGCGCGGGCGCTATCCGAGCTTCCCTGGCAGCCTGTGGAGCCGCGGTATACTCCCTATCGACAGCATCGCGCTCCTGGCCGAGGGCCGCGGCGGCTATCTCCAGATGGACACCGGCGGCACGCTCGATTGGGCCACCCTGCGCACCCGCGTCCAAACGGTCGGCATGCGCAACTCCAACACCATGGCCATCGCCCCCACCGCCACCATCAGCAACATCGTCGGGGTGAGTCAATCCATCGAGCCCACCTATCAGAACCTTTTCGTCAAATCCAACCTCTCCGGCGAGTTCACCGTCGTCAACCCCTACCTGGTCGCGGATCTCAAGGAACTGGGCCTGTGGGACGCCGTCATGGTCAATGATCTGAAGTATTTCGACGGCTCGGTGCAACCCATCGACCGCGTCCCGGAGGAGTTGAAGGCGCTCTACGCCACCGCCTTCGAGGTCGACCCCCGCTGGCTGATCGAGGCCGGCAGCCGCCGCCAGAAGTGGCTCGACCAGGCGCAGAGCCTCAACCTCTATATGAGCGAGCCGAATGGCAAGAAGCTCGACAACCTCTACAAACTCGCCTGGGTGCGGGGGCTCAAGACCACCTATTACCTGCGCTCCATGGGGGCGACCCATGTGGAGAAGTCCACCATGGCGGACGCGACCGCGGCCAATCGGCTGAGTGCGGTGGGGGGGAGCTATAACCTCCTGGACAAGGGGAAGGGGAACGGGGCGGCGCCGCAGGTTTGTTCTATACTCGATCCGGAGTGTGAGTCCTGTCAGTAG
- a CDS encoding GIY-YIG nuclease family protein, translated as MSGNIYILTDGANTKIGCTISLDKRLSAYSTHNPNFSTYKAYECSIEEAKRIEGVIKFYFKDKLSGPSKEWFSVPPEEIDKIVAVLLEPSTEQAIIPAMHGVTIPRDIYDLKEMLLAALAKQDLAAFARKRSKSDEIHQLKNQFAELFARSLQLGTPEHKLPPDIVKKDYLGLDLYHCDKNSEIAIMAIKNQRFQLPHDDHIINFFHLVRLSSGSYIAICTSRVSMPYLRAIAGKNTVILEAAGNLGLYAFNYDEWSWHSPDETGLFLYMHKTPVKKRLSLWAGSFRKWVIERSKLLAQQRVGNKNDQETYLKTIETICEDTTFPLHVRSAEEFFDEYMEPFWGFAWNDEDLHFMQHSYDYLFEQWRTMQ; from the coding sequence ATGTCTGGAAACATCTACATTCTAACAGATGGGGCAAACACGAAAATTGGTTGCACAATTAGCCTGGACAAGAGGCTTTCTGCCTACAGCACACACAATCCGAACTTCAGCACCTATAAAGCCTATGAATGTTCCATTGAGGAGGCCAAAAGAATTGAGGGAGTGATTAAATTCTACTTCAAGGATAAATTGTCTGGGCCGTCAAAAGAGTGGTTCAGTGTTCCGCCAGAAGAAATAGATAAGATTGTCGCTGTCCTGTTGGAACCGTCAACGGAACAAGCCATTATTCCCGCTATGCACGGAGTGACAATCCCCAGAGATATCTATGACTTGAAGGAAATGCTTCTTGCTGCGCTCGCCAAGCAAGACCTTGCTGCTTTCGCCCGGAAGAGGTCAAAATCTGATGAAATTCATCAATTGAAGAACCAATTTGCAGAACTGTTCGCCAGATCACTCCAATTGGGTACTCCCGAACATAAATTGCCCCCGGATATTGTAAAAAAGGATTATCTTGGGCTCGACCTCTACCATTGCGATAAGAATTCAGAGATCGCAATTATGGCCATCAAGAACCAGCGTTTTCAACTGCCGCACGATGACCATATAATCAACTTCTTCCATCTCGTTAGGTTGTCCTCGGGCAGTTATATCGCAATCTGCACTTCACGGGTGTCGATGCCCTACTTGAGAGCAATAGCGGGAAAAAATACTGTCATCCTTGAAGCAGCAGGCAATCTTGGCTTATATGCCTTCAACTACGATGAATGGTCTTGGCATTCGCCCGATGAAACCGGGCTTTTTCTGTATATGCACAAGACACCAGTTAAGAAGAGATTGAGCCTTTGGGCCGGTTCTTTCCGCAAGTGGGTTATTGAGCGGTCAAAATTGCTGGCACAACAGCGAGTTGGCAACAAGAACGATCAGGAGACCTATCTTAAGACGATTGAGACTATTTGCGAAGACACCACCTTCCCGTTGCATGTTCGGTCAGCAGAAGAATTCTTTGATGAATATATGGAGCCGTTTTGGGGCTTTGCTTGGAACGATGAAGATTTGCACTTTATGCAGCATTCCTACGACTACTTGTTTGAACAATGGCGGACTATGCAGTGA